One genomic region from Gemmatimonadaceae bacterium encodes:
- a CDS encoding DUF2806 domain-containing protein, producing the protein MTGGHSLINLGDISKPATVLIERISDAIGGYFQPYQIRRIAKAEADAAKIEASAQIEVSELQRRALQRFLVEEARRQDNMEAITAKALPNVTEGADPAKVEDDWIANFFDKCRLISDDEMQNLWALVLAGEANAPGAYSKRTVDFLASLDKSDAELFTTLCRFAWQSDRSLPLIYDTNDPIYLDAGITFANLSHLDDIGLLRFQSVAGFQLRRQPRRIVLTYFDSLITLEFPKDEDNHVEIGQVYLSNVGRQLAPICNTTPVLAYLDYVLARWAAAGIVCSSPLRLQRAST; encoded by the coding sequence ATGACGGGTGGCCACTCTCTGATAAACCTGGGCGACATTTCGAAGCCCGCCACTGTACTCATTGAGCGCATCTCAGATGCCATCGGGGGCTACTTCCAGCCATACCAGATTCGTCGCATAGCCAAGGCCGAAGCCGACGCCGCCAAGATCGAAGCCTCGGCACAGATCGAGGTGTCCGAACTACAACGCCGCGCGCTACAACGCTTTCTCGTGGAGGAGGCACGTCGTCAGGACAACATGGAAGCGATAACGGCGAAGGCCCTGCCGAATGTTACTGAAGGAGCCGATCCGGCGAAGGTTGAAGATGATTGGATAGCCAATTTCTTCGACAAATGCCGTCTGATTTCCGACGACGAGATGCAGAATCTCTGGGCGCTAGTGCTCGCCGGAGAGGCGAACGCGCCTGGCGCCTACTCCAAGAGGACGGTGGACTTCCTGGCGTCGCTAGATAAGTCCGACGCCGAACTTTTCACCACGCTTTGCCGCTTTGCTTGGCAGTCGGACAGATCCCTACCGCTCATCTACGACACCAACGATCCCATCTACCTCGACGCTGGAATCACATTCGCCAACCTCAGCCATCTCGATGACATCGGTTTGCTCCGCTTCCAGTCCGTAGCGGGATTCCAGCTCCGCCGTCAGCCTCGTCGAATTGTTCTGACGTATTTCGATAGCCTTATCACCCTCGAATTCCCGAAAGACGAAGACAACCACGTAGAGATCGGCCAGGTGTACCTGAGCAACGTCGGTCGGCAGTTGGCTCCGATCTGCAACACGACACCGGTACTCGCGTATCTCGACTACGTGCTGGCTCGTTGGGCGGCGGCTGGCATTGTGTGTTCGTCGCCCCTTCGGCTCCAACGGGCTTCGACGTAG
- a CDS encoding SLATT domain-containing protein — protein MERHSQTDDTAKSRDVLEGQIRECYGRIVYSHKTQEKCADILLARLDHLKLAQIVLAALSTAGFVGVLFGSAKIAAVIGMILSAALLALNAYMKDYDLGALAQKHRQAAANLWLIREQYLALLVDIAMKERPLENLQEQRDRLLKDLHAIYSGAPSTNFEAYQKAQKGLQQLEDMTFSDAEIDAFLPKELKRSRSA, from the coding sequence TTGGAACGTCATTCCCAAACTGACGATACGGCCAAATCCCGAGACGTCCTCGAAGGACAGATTCGCGAATGCTACGGACGGATAGTCTATTCCCATAAAACACAAGAGAAGTGCGCAGATATACTTCTAGCTCGCCTCGACCACCTAAAGCTGGCCCAAATCGTATTGGCGGCTTTGAGCACCGCAGGTTTCGTTGGCGTGCTGTTCGGTTCTGCGAAAATTGCCGCGGTTATCGGTATGATACTCTCCGCGGCTTTGCTCGCATTGAACGCGTACATGAAAGATTATGACCTTGGCGCGTTAGCTCAAAAGCACCGTCAAGCCGCCGCTAATCTTTGGCTGATTCGAGAGCAGTATCTCGCCTTGCTCGTAGATATTGCCATGAAAGAGAGGCCACTCGAAAATCTACAAGAGCAGCGGGACCGGCTCCTTAAGGATTTGCATGCCATATACAGTGGTGCTCCGAGTACGAATTTCGAGGCATATCAGAAGGCGCAAAAGGGACTTCAACAGCTGGAGGACATGACATTCTCTGACGCAGAAATCGACGCCTTCTTGCCAAAGGAGCTTAAGCGGTCTCGTTCGGCTTAG
- a CDS encoding site-specific DNA-methyltransferase yields MKSKRVNRVRELGPELNGKRRVSHLASDFSPDADAVLHHGDCLDFLGRLPDRTARLVVTSPPYNIGKRYEKRVKLEDYLDGQERVIKECVRVLTDDGSICWQVGNYVENNEITPLDVALWPVFRRLGLKMRNRIVWHFEHGLHCSRRFSGRYETVMWLTKSDDYVFNLDPVRVPQKYPGKKHFKGPKTGQYSGNPLGKNPGDVWIIPNVKHNHVEKTIHPCQFPVELVERLVLAMTRPGDWVLDPYMGVGTALAAAVRHGRKGMGAEIVAEYVDVARERVSAATAGLLRTRPMGRAVHKPSGNEKILQNPFDHPQRTLL; encoded by the coding sequence ATGAAGAGTAAGCGAGTCAACCGCGTCCGCGAGCTAGGGCCGGAACTGAATGGCAAGCGCAGAGTTTCGCATCTTGCATCCGATTTCTCTCCAGATGCCGACGCAGTTCTGCATCATGGTGACTGCTTGGATTTTTTGGGGAGGCTACCGGATCGAACGGCGCGCTTGGTTGTGACCTCCCCCCCATACAATATCGGCAAGCGTTATGAAAAACGGGTAAAGCTCGAGGATTATCTGGATGGACAGGAACGAGTAATTAAAGAGTGTGTCCGCGTCCTCACTGATGATGGCTCGATCTGCTGGCAGGTCGGCAACTATGTAGAGAACAATGAGATCACTCCGCTCGATGTGGCGTTATGGCCAGTCTTCCGCCGACTTGGCCTCAAAATGCGAAATCGTATTGTTTGGCACTTCGAGCACGGGTTGCATTGCTCGCGGCGGTTTTCTGGCCGCTATGAGACCGTCATGTGGCTGACAAAGTCGGATGACTACGTTTTCAATCTTGATCCGGTGCGTGTTCCACAGAAGTATCCTGGGAAAAAGCATTTCAAGGGTCCAAAAACTGGGCAGTATTCAGGCAATCCATTGGGGAAGAATCCCGGTGACGTATGGATCATTCCGAATGTCAAACACAATCATGTCGAGAAAACGATTCACCCCTGTCAGTTTCCCGTCGAGCTCGTAGAGCGACTTGTGCTCGCGATGACTCGTCCTGGTGATTGGGTGCTCGATCCCTATATGGGAGTCGGCACCGCGCTCGCCGCTGCTGTGCGACATGGTCGCAAGGGGATGGGCGCGGAGATCGTTGCAGAATACGTTGACGTAGCAAGGGAAAGAGTTTCCGCCGCTACAGCTGGATTGCTTCGAACGCGCCCCATGGGGCGAGCCGTCCACAAGCCAAGCGGTAACGAGAAGATCCTACAAAATCCGTTCGATCATCCGCAGCGCACGCTGCTGTGA
- a CDS encoding BglII/BstYI family type II restriction endonuclease — MRIVDTFNHRNGKDILESPQFRDSFHEFMDVLPWLPPYRSAKTKKTSIQHVVAPSAMNRWLDNELCITRDWDWHPLIINADPDDQSGKSGLRSDYRKDRIEVEVQFGNVARYTYDIYKMAISLAREQADVGIMVVSTKRFAGIIGGNIAYFERAVRELAHSRLTLIVPLVVIGVEPETWMIDGYPAESEAPNVTAELINAVRLSRGKPPVPAEPDDASSPSLDELRLLAERVA; from the coding sequence ATGAGGATTGTAGACACTTTCAATCATCGGAACGGCAAGGACATTCTGGAGAGTCCCCAATTCCGCGATTCCTTCCACGAGTTTATGGATGTCCTTCCTTGGTTACCACCGTATCGATCAGCCAAGACCAAAAAAACCTCAATTCAGCACGTCGTCGCTCCGTCGGCAATGAATCGGTGGCTCGACAACGAACTGTGCATCACACGGGATTGGGATTGGCATCCGTTGATAATCAATGCAGATCCAGACGATCAAAGTGGCAAGAGCGGCCTTCGCTCCGATTATCGGAAGGACAGAATCGAGGTGGAAGTCCAATTCGGAAATGTGGCGCGGTATACCTACGATATCTACAAAATGGCGATCTCCCTTGCGCGCGAGCAGGCAGATGTCGGCATCATGGTTGTATCTACCAAGCGATTCGCGGGCATCATCGGTGGCAACATCGCCTATTTCGAACGAGCAGTCAGGGAACTAGCACATTCCCGTTTGACATTGATTGTACCTCTCGTCGTGATTGGCGTTGAGCCGGAAACCTGGATGATCGATGGCTATCCAGCCGAATCCGAGGCACCCAACGTTACCGCAGAGCTGATTAACGCCGTCCGATTAAGTCGTGGTAAGCCTCCCGTTCCCGCTGAGCCCGACGATGCGTCGAGCCCTTCTCTGGATGAACTTCGGCTGCTCGCAGAACGCGTGGCGTAG
- a CDS encoding DUF4349 domain-containing protein, translating to MRALISAAAVMLLAACSGGKSEDGSAVGTAAVADSRSLQVQGKIAGAPEAGNGIAGPPSRRAERDMAAQAAPQEATASDAANQAVKQSGSSVNLGTSASGDIAPTMVIRNGHATVEVEKLDPAIVKLRQLATQLGGYVANSSMIGGRDQVPTATLELKIPAQRFDQALNGLGTVGKVESVNATAEDVGEEFVDITARVSNARRLEERLIELLANRTGRLQDVLSVERELARVREEIERYEGRLRFLKSRVAVSTLSVTLHEPMPILGQSPGQNPIAEAIRRAWRNFVGFIASGIAALGILIPLGVLAFAGWIVYKRVRERTNKPQ from the coding sequence ATGAGAGCACTAATATCAGCCGCGGCAGTGATGCTGCTGGCTGCCTGTAGTGGTGGAAAATCAGAGGACGGATCCGCCGTGGGCACGGCAGCCGTAGCTGACTCCAGATCATTGCAGGTTCAAGGAAAAATCGCCGGCGCACCGGAAGCCGGCAACGGAATCGCCGGCCCGCCATCGCGGCGTGCGGAGCGTGACATGGCAGCTCAGGCTGCACCGCAGGAGGCAACGGCTTCGGACGCCGCAAATCAGGCCGTCAAACAATCTGGCTCCAGCGTCAATCTCGGCACATCCGCGTCGGGCGACATCGCTCCGACGATGGTCATCCGAAACGGCCACGCAACCGTCGAAGTCGAAAAGCTCGATCCGGCAATCGTGAAGCTCCGGCAGCTTGCAACCCAGCTCGGCGGGTACGTCGCCAACTCGTCGATGATCGGCGGGCGCGACCAGGTGCCCACAGCGACGCTCGAGCTCAAGATTCCCGCGCAGCGATTCGACCAGGCGCTCAACGGGCTCGGCACTGTCGGCAAGGTCGAGTCAGTGAACGCGACCGCTGAGGATGTTGGCGAGGAATTCGTGGACATCACCGCGCGTGTTAGCAATGCCCGGCGGTTGGAGGAGCGGTTGATCGAGCTGCTCGCCAACAGGACCGGAAGACTTCAGGATGTTCTCTCGGTGGAGCGCGAGCTGGCACGAGTTCGCGAGGAGATCGAGCGTTACGAAGGCCGGCTGCGCTTCCTCAAGTCACGCGTTGCTGTGAGCACACTCTCCGTCACGCTGCACGAGCCGATGCCGATTCTCGGGCAGTCACCGGGCCAGAACCCGATTGCGGAGGCGATTCGCCGTGCGTGGCGCAACTTCGTCGGATTCATTGCGTCGGGAATCGCAGCGCTGGGAATACTCATCCCACTCGGCGTGCTCGCGTTTGCCGGATGGATTGTCTACAAGAGGGTGCGCGAGCGCACAAACAAGCCGCAGTGA
- a CDS encoding serine/threonine-protein kinase, with protein MRDQLQGTLGSAYILEHELGGGGMSRVFEANDTTLDRKVVIKVLPPELAAAVSLDRFKREIQVAAKLQHPNIVPVLSSGATEGLPYYMMPLVEGESLQARLARDGALPVHDVIRILRDVLSALAYAHDHGIVHRDIKPDNVLLAKYASQVTDFGIAKALTAAAAPGSFVTSLGVALGSPAYMAPEQVAADPSLDHRADIYAVGAIAYEMISGSSLFPGRSPQATMVAHAIERPKPLEVKQLSAPDGLAALIMRAIEKNPAARPQSAEEMLDGLNALSSPAAGSKPAIDPKPER; from the coding sequence TTGCGCGATCAGCTTCAGGGGACGCTTGGCAGTGCTTACATCCTCGAGCATGAGCTCGGGGGCGGCGGCATGTCGCGCGTCTTTGAGGCGAACGACACGACTCTCGATCGTAAGGTCGTCATCAAGGTTCTTCCACCCGAGCTCGCCGCTGCGGTGAGTCTGGATCGATTCAAGCGGGAGATCCAGGTTGCCGCAAAGCTCCAGCATCCCAACATCGTTCCGGTTCTCAGCTCCGGTGCCACGGAAGGGCTGCCGTATTACATGATGCCGCTCGTCGAGGGTGAATCGCTGCAGGCCCGACTGGCGAGGGACGGCGCGCTGCCCGTACACGATGTCATCCGGATTCTTCGAGATGTGCTCTCCGCTCTCGCGTACGCTCACGACCATGGGATAGTTCACCGCGATATCAAGCCCGACAACGTGCTTCTGGCGAAGTACGCTTCGCAGGTCACTGACTTTGGCATCGCCAAGGCGCTGACGGCAGCAGCCGCGCCGGGAAGCTTCGTCACATCGCTCGGAGTTGCGCTCGGGAGTCCGGCGTACATGGCACCGGAGCAGGTGGCCGCTGATCCTTCGCTCGATCATCGCGCGGATATCTACGCGGTCGGTGCGATCGCTTACGAGATGATATCAGGATCGTCGTTGTTTCCTGGACGCAGTCCACAGGCAACTATGGTCGCGCATGCGATCGAGCGACCAAAGCCGCTGGAGGTGAAACAACTCTCAGCCCCGGATGGCCTGGCGGCTTTGATCATGCGCGCCATCGAAAAGAACCCCGCCGCCAGGCCGCAATCAGCGGAAGAAATGTTGGACGGGCTCAACGCGCTCTCCAGCCCGGCTGCAGGGAGCAAGCCGGCCATAGATCCGAAGCCTGAACGGTAA
- a CDS encoding sigma-70 family RNA polymerase sigma factor, which produces MTRHSALRESTIPLQANWSGDESSRALIGRAQNGDVDAFELIYNEHSGRVYALCLRLMGGEQTAAAELMQDVFVRAWKNLGKFRGESAFSSWLHRLAVNAMLENARSDKRRVARVLPMEDTSQIGAFAPGDSPELRIDLERAIARLPAGARTAFVLHDIEGYQHQEIAEQLGVAVGTVKAQLHRAHKLLIQALDR; this is translated from the coding sequence ATGACCCGACACTCAGCGCTGAGGGAATCGACGATTCCGTTGCAGGCCAACTGGAGCGGTGACGAATCGAGTCGGGCCCTCATCGGCCGGGCGCAGAACGGCGACGTCGATGCCTTCGAGCTCATCTACAATGAGCACTCAGGCAGAGTCTACGCGCTCTGCCTGCGGCTCATGGGCGGCGAGCAAACCGCCGCCGCCGAGCTGATGCAGGACGTGTTCGTCCGGGCGTGGAAGAATCTCGGGAAGTTCCGGGGCGAATCCGCGTTCTCGTCGTGGCTGCACCGGCTTGCGGTGAACGCAATGCTAGAGAACGCGCGGAGCGACAAGCGCCGGGTCGCGCGGGTGCTGCCGATGGAGGACACGAGCCAGATCGGCGCTTTCGCACCGGGCGATTCGCCGGAGCTCAGGATCGATCTGGAGCGGGCGATCGCCAGGCTCCCGGCAGGAGCGCGAACGGCGTTCGTGTTGCACGACATCGAAGGGTACCAGCACCAGGAGATCGCGGAGCAGCTCGGCGTCGCGGTCGGAACGGTGAAAGCGCAGCTCCATCGCGCGCACAAGCTTCTCATACAGGCATTGGACAGATGA